The following is a genomic window from Bactrocera tryoni isolate S06 chromosome 2, CSIRO_BtryS06_freeze2, whole genome shotgun sequence.
tcataaactGCATGAAAAGATCAGCGAATCTTCCTTGCTTATTAAAATTCAACGAAATGAACTTTCCGAAAGATATGTTTCGAATCCAGGTTACATCATTTGTCTCCAGTGATGGATTTGCATTGGTTTCGTAGCTTAGCCAACAAATAGATGGAAATACCAAGATCTGTATACTGCTTAGCTAAtaaatatatggaaataccAAGATTTGTATACCATAATTCTAAATCCAAAATCTAAACTGAAATTCGTGATAAAGTTCTCATAAGAACAGCTATCAATTTAATCGCAACAGTGCGCAGATCTACACAATTTTAATAGGTCCAGTATTTACGAGAAAGGCGattcccacaacagccggttctacgttaccggaattaattcggattttatccggccacgGGCTGTACTTTCGGAAGTTTAACCTCAAAAAATCATCAAAGAAAATTGCAGTAAGTTGCGCTCAGATTTTATCGAAAGAATTCTTCGTTTTCACTCGAACTTCATATTTTATATGggggaatttttattataaattgccGTATACTCAAAAGGTGAATTCAGATAAAACAAATAGTTTACGATGACTTTTTCTACTAGTTCCAccatgatgttgttgttgttgtagcggcagaattgtGTTTTTGATCGAAAAAGATCAGAGTCCGTTcgggttacgtagacccgactatcGTGGGAACGGAGTCCTGCCACGATTAAGTCATGCCATCACGTCATTCTACTGAGAAAAAAGGAATatgtttttttactaaaaaaaaataataatttaatttagctgGTCACCTTAATTTATACATACTACATCAGGCATTCATACAAAAGCACACATTAGCAAAAATAAGTACACgtacacatgtgtatgcatgcatgtgtttAGGTACATACCTCTTTTTCCGACGCAACCAAGTGCTTTCGTAATAAGTTCCCTTATCCAAAATTCGCAATTGAGCAGCGTTCAGCCCGTTTCAACCCCCTTCAGCGAGCGGCCAAAGATGGGAATGCGCGCGCAGCAACTGAGGCTCTTCATTTCAATAATGAATgtcgaaaacaaaacaaaaacaactaagccgcacaaataaaatatgataaactgttggcaaaataatttaaaaaagcacAAACTGCACAATGATTTCACTATAAATTCAACACATAAgcactttattatatatttatgcataaattgcaTTTGCACTTCCTTGGTCtacaaaccacaaaataaaatttaaaaagggaAACCAATTGACGTTtaaatatttgctgttgttgcatatAAAATACCGGCGCACTTTAGTTAAATGAAAGCAACAACTTTATTACACACAACACTAGTTGATAATCCACGCTTTTTTGGTGTTGTTAACCTCTTCAAGGATCACTGATTGTCAAGGTGACGGCTTTCAATGTTTTAATATTCGTCAGCAGTTGTTGCGCATGCAATCGATATAACGCTTTTGCGCCGCACTAGCGGGCAGAATAACTGCTTTTCAAAACAAGTTTTGGTTTcctacaaaattttgtgaaaccaTCGCACGCCCATTGtgtaacaaacaaaacaaatcaCTGCAGTTATAGATTTAGCGCCATTAATGACAATTTACAGTTGTCACACGCTTTTTGGAACTCGATTCGAAACTTTTTAAACATATACACAGTTATTCACTAAATTTTGTAGTAGATTTAATTAGTAACTACTTTTCTTACTGCTCATTTCGcgttgatattttttgttttgctctgcATGCGATTCGCCGCACAATGGCAAGTTAGCTAAGACAAACACCATATGCGGTAAATATGGTGTTACCAGTAAGTAGGgaaattattttaagcaatgaaaaaaaagttttatcaaacGAACCGGGTTTGAGCCgtaatactaaaattttcaattagtgCCGTAGTTCGTGGTTTcaaatttggcaaaattttattgtattaaaagataaatatttcaattttcaatgtaCAGCAACTTCCTAGTCTTATATTTCGTCAATTTGCCGTTCTGCTGTGATTCTGGGTCATGAAtgaataaaaatcacaaaattgcAGACAAAAattaatgcgaaatttaaatttaaaaaaatttaaatgttagaaaataatgaaattcccaaaacaaaagccaatttaaaagattttgaattttaaaatttagttcatACTTcggtttttataatttaaatattaaaaaacccACTGAAATTAGTTTTAACTATTACTTTACATTATTTGTGTATGGCTGccttattttgttgttttccttTACACTATCTTTCATAAACCGATTTTCGCCTAGCTTTTGGCAAAAAGCTATCTGGCAACTCTACCGAAGTAACAGAagcagaaaacataaaaagggCCAGGataaaagtgtgaaaattttcgtgaaaattttattttgtgcgCTACTTATAAACAAATACTGTGCTACGTATTTTGAATTATTGTACTCAATGATTCTAATGTTTACAAAATGAAACTGACAATTAAATCATGGACTGGCGTAGCAACTTGGCGATGGATCGCAAATGATGAAAATTGCGGCATCTGTCGAATGTCTTTCGAGAGTAAGTGCCGGAGCACCATttatcaaatcaaatttttaaatatacataaatattatgcaaacaaaatccaatacatttcatatttttttttataataggtACCTGTCCGGAGTGTTCGCTACCTGGTGACGATTGTCCTTTAGTGTGGGGCGTGTGCTCACACTGTTTTCATATGCACTGCATTGTTAAGTGGTTGAATTTGCAAACTATGAATAAGCAATGTCCCATGTGTCGCCAAAGCTGGAAATTCAATATACATTGAGCAAAAGCAACACTTGCTTATttgcaaaactaaaataaaataataataatttcgtaAAAGTCATTATAGTTATTATATGCGAGTATAAAGCGCGaataaaatcaataacaaatttatatagatatcattaatattaaaaaaaacacgatATACACATGAGATTAGCAAAGGAACGTTCACGTGAGCGTGAAATGGATAgtgaattgaataaattatgttTGCCGGGTTTGCCGCCACTGCCAAAAAGTTTAAGCACAGCAGCTGCTGCAGGCGTTTCGTCGGCCGCCTCTTCAGCAACGCACTCGAATACGGCGTCACCGTTAAACAACCATCATCAGCATCATCATGCATTGCACGGTGTCGAGAGTGTGGATCTCTTTTTGGGACCCTCAACATCGGCGGCCGCCACTCGTAATCACTACCGACACGGTAGTTTGTCGTCGACACAAGAGTCACTGAGCGATCGTGAAAGTATACACAGTCGCGCATCTTCGTCGCACAGTAGTCATCATACGCCCACAAATACCAATACCGATAATGGTGGCACATCAATTTCGCTAAGTGGTGGCAGTGGTAGCAGCACAACCAGTACGTTGGACACACAACTAGCCATATTGCGCCGTGAAATGTATGGACTGCGTCAGTTAGATCTATCTTTACTCTCACAATTATGGGCACTCAACGAATCGATTCAGGGATTTCGTGTATTTCTACAAGAACAAGAAGCGCTCTCACCGCCATCACCCTCACCAACGCCATCTGACACTAATTCGCTTACATCAGAGGCGGAAGAGGAATCATATTCAGCGCAACCATTGAAATTACAACATCCCATTGTTGCACAAGCAGCATTACCACCTGGTGGCTCGACAACATCGCACGCCTCAACAAGTTCAGCGTCTGGCACGTCGGGCTCCTCATCGGCTACCTCTTCGATGGGTAAGCATGGCGGTATGCCATTACCGCCGGCACCACAAAAGACACACCCACAGCTGCCACGTATCCTGCAGCAACGTATGCGTCGCGCaccgccgccaccgccaccaaCAACACGACCCAAAACGGCTAGGGACGCAATGGCGGCAGCCAATggcacagcaacaacaccagTGCCACAAAGACCAGCATGACAAAACCCATTCTTGGATTAAGCATACATGCAACGTAAAGTATTTGCTTAATTCAAGAATGTTGTTtctaaacataaatttatagcTCGTAAACTATTTAAACGTTTGTGAGTGTAGTACGTGTAGGCTTGTTGCCATTTGGGAATAGTCGTGCAAGTCGTAGAGACAAATGTTGTCAATTATGTGTTGCGATTGTGTCGCCATTAAGGATGAAAAACGGACACGTAGACGTTGAAGCGCAATTATGAATAACataatcaaaatatattcaGTGGATTTAATAATTGCGTATTTCGAAAGTGTATTTTAGACGCTTGTAAACGGTAAAAATTTGCGGTAGAATGTAgcgtttaattttaaaaattatagcgCGTTTTATTCAGTGCGTTCCATGCAATTGTATCTAGTAAGTAAGCGCGTAAGCTAATCAAAATGTAATGAATGAAATATCGGTGTCGTACTGTACACATATTCCCAAATATTGCTGTTAAAGGgttaaaaaacaaagaaaatgtaACGAATTGAATATCAAACTTTAGATATACGAAAATTATTGATTAATACATATTGCTATAAAGTCGGTTTAAATCTTTTCCACTATACACTAACTTACATACACAACCcacatgcacaacaacaacgtgaAAGTGCACACATCTGTAACCAAAATACACATTGCATCCTAACACCATGCTGCATTTACGCATAGAAGAGGTGTTGTGACAATATGCGATGTCATTATTCACTCCACTCCATTGTAGCCCTTGGTGGACACATTTAACGAAACAAAATTATACTAGGAACTATGACAAAGCCGATAACAAAAGCGATCTTAGCTGATTTTAGCCCAATACATACCATAAATAAACCTAAACCGAAGTAGCACTAGACGTTCAATTTATATTCAGAAATTGCaatcaattatataaattacatacataaataatgaaCGGCTGCACAAGTCGACttacaatttatttcaaattattcgtTTACCTAACATAACACTGCAATGTTCCTGGTTCTCAATGCATGTGCGCTGAACAGCGTAAGGAAAAATATGCGTGACATTTTCAAGTTAACCACTTACATTGCTGTAAATGttatcaaaaaatgttaatgcaATAGGTCACTCATTGCTTCGGAAATATCAAGTACACTTGTGCAGcagtttaataaataataacgaATCAAGATCATCattaatgcatatacatacatatatgacgtATTACATcgatctaaatatttaaattaatttataaatcataaataaaattgcaacaTATAAGTAAAGCGAAAATTATAGTTGTATTGTAATCCGCATTATTAAGCGTTGTcaagttatacaaaaaataaataaatgctaaataaaataaaaaaataaataaacgcattcgcatacatatgtatatgcataataataataaagaaaatctactttgaAAATAAGCTAAGCTAAAATAAAACTTGTTCTCGTTCAATCGTTATAATCAAGCTCCTATTATAAGAAAATCTACTCCACTAATTTATACTCGAACTATTTTCCTTATAAATATCCTGGGGTGGTTGACAAGCGCCAGTCGTGTGAAGCATATGTTGCTTTAAAGAAATTATGTTGTAGCGGATTTTCCTAGAACGCagatatacctaatataaaattgtttctaAGCGTGTAATTGTTTTTACAAGCactcaaaattataaattttctccAAATACATTGATTTGTAAACATGTTTGAatcacacatatgcatatttactaCATACTAAACCTATTATaacttattaaattataatataatgaaAGTGCAGAAATGTGAAGAAGAGAAACGTTGATATGAATTatgcaataaattattaaacGAAACGAATTTTGTGTATTATTTATAACTGTTTAGTTTTAAAAAGCTCCGGTTTTAAATGTCAAATTACTTATGTGTTGTTGGTGCTGTAATGCAGCGCATCGCTACTCTCCTATGCATGGAATAACTTGCAATGTCAATTGTGAATTGGAAGCGTATTAAGACATGTTATTctcattgtttttatatttttttcacactaTTGGTACacattgtttacattttagttCGAAGTGACCAACAATTATTTGCCAATAAAAATTACTTCACAGattattttaagtataattatatgtgcaattttattttgttcttttttaataCTAAACATATGCCATTCACTACAAATTTCCTGACTACGGTCATAAAATGCAGGGTAGATATTTATTCAATACTAAATTTCCAGGGTCCATAAATCAACCTCACAATGCAGCAGCCAATACGTAACGTTTGACTAATAAATGCAGTCAACAAAAGTGTACTATTGTTAGATTCAAGAAGCAAACGCGGTATTGGTGCAATAGGACATGTACTGCTCactctaaaataatttttgcttccTTGCCATCGATGTAGACTTTTAAACCGTTGCGTAGACAGAAATCACGTTTGACATGCGCAAACAACAAGTCGGTCACCAGGAATATCTATAaggcattaaaaataattaaaaaaaaatatttttataaacaaaataacaatagcTTACTTGTCCTGTGGAGAAAGCTAACGTTGTGCCAAAATAAAAGTTAGCATTCGCCGAGCCGGAATAAATCCATAATTGCCATAGCGCCGGCATCATTGATAAGGTGACCACGAAAAAGCAGAACACCACAAAGTTATGCGCCATAACTGTGttttataataaagtaaatttgttTTCTGTTCTCACAAATGAATGAACGTTGGCACACTTACACTTCCAGCAACGACGCCACAACGGTAACAGAGCCAAATAGAAACTAACATCACCAACACTAGGATACGAACGGAATATAGACATTAATGCAATGAGCACTGTGGCTAGCAACAAGGGTTCTTTGCGCAATTTCAGTGATAATGGCACGAGGTAAAGGACGGTGGCATTCATTTGGAATGTGATTAGGAACATTGTGCGAAAGTGTTCGAACATTTCCGTAAAGAAATACCAGAAAAGTCCGATATTTGGTTGTAAATCGCGGTAAAAGAAACTAAGagtaaaaaggtaaaaaaaaaacaattaaaattattacttcAGACAATAAAAATCAACACTTACATAAAACCAAGTGTAGCATCTATAAAGCTCCAGCTATGTATTACCGCATAGTTCAAACCGGTGACTGCTAGACAAGCTGCTGCGAATAACGTCAAAACACCAATGGCACCGGTTGTAATGGATTTTGAGCGTTGTGCGAAAACCAATACAATTGGTGCAATGAGTACCAACGGATATAGATTACGCATTGTTTCCAGTGCTAAGCAAATAACACAAGGTAATAAATGGCGTTGC
Proteins encoded in this region:
- the LOC120769445 gene encoding anaphase-promoting complex subunit 11, which gives rise to MKLTIKSWTGVATWRWIANDENCGICRMSFESTCPECSLPGDDCPLVWGVCSHCFHMHCIVKWLNLQTMNKQCPMCRQSWKFNIH
- the LOC120769444 gene encoding putative protein TPRXL: MRLAKERSREREMDSELNKLCLPGLPPLPKSLSTAAAAGVSSAASSATHSNTASPLNNHHQHHHALHGVESVDLFLGPSTSAAATRNHYRHGSLSSTQESLSDRESIHSRASSSHSSHHTPTNTNTDNGGTSISLSGGSGSSTTSTLDTQLAILRREMYGLRQLDLSLLSQLWALNESIQGFRVFLQEQEALSPPSPSPTPSDTNSLTSEAEEESYSAQPLKLQHPIVAQAALPPGGSTTSHASTSSASGTSGSSSATSSMGKHGGMPLPPAPQKTHPQLPRILQQRMRRAPPPPPPTTRPKTARDAMAAANGTATTPVPQRPA
- the LOC120769441 gene encoding phosphatidylinositol glycan anchor biosynthesis class U protein — protein: MEKRLLLLVALGGLTRYYLHSFQWIGERVEVSTPINSYKRVQEGIYLHANGIDPYIGDVVHELPIILVLLVRIFGAISSFVPLFYVLVDLLTATLLYKLAQKFVRTKLVEQKAEALEFAVGTEELQVQASDMDVIPRCVLLAYLFNPLSLLSCAGLTSTVFSNFLLALTLYFLVQRHLLPCVICLALETMRNLYPLVLIAPIVLVFAQRSKSITTGAIGVLTLFAAACLAVTGLNYAVIHSWSFIDATLGFIFFYRDLQPNIGLFWYFFTEMFEHFRTMFLITFQMNATVLYLVPLSLKLRKEPLLLATVLIALMSIFRSYPSVGDVSFYLALLPLWRRCWKFMAHNFVVFCFFVVTLSMMPALWQLWIYSGSANANFYFGTTLAFSTGQIFLVTDLLFAHVKRDFCLRNGLKVYIDGKEAKIILE